CGTAGTTCCTCCTCCGGTATCCACGGCGCCCGGAATATTCAGCATCAAGAATCAGTTGTGCCATGTGGCCGGCCTTGAAAGGCGGGCGCATCGACTAAGGAAGAGGTTCACCGTTCAGTGAGCAACGCAGAAAACAGCGCGTCTGAAGTACGTGATGTCATCATCGTGGGCTCCGGCCCGGCTGGCTACACGGCTGCCGTCTATACGGCACGTGCCAATCTGAAGCCTCTGCTTCTGGCTGGCTCCGTCACGGCCGGTGGCGAACTGATGAACACCACTGACGTCGAGAACTACCCCGGTTTCCCTGAAGGCATCATGGGGCCCGACCTCATGGAAAACTTCGAGAAGCAGGCGGCGAGGTTCGGCACTGAGATCCAGTTTGAGGATGTCACGGCTTTGGATCTCGACGGCGGTATCAAGACCGTCACAATCGCTACGGGAGAGACATTCCAGGCCCGGGCCATCATTCTGTCCACTGGTTCGGCGTACCGCGAGCTGGGGCTCCCCAACGAAAAGCGCCTCTCAGGCCACGGTGTGAGCTGGTGTGCAACCTGCGACGGTTTCTTTTTCAAAGATCAGGACATCGCCGTTATCGGTGGTGGAGACTCCGCCATGGAGGAGGCCCTGTTCCTCACCAAGTTCGCGAAGTCGGTCACAGTGGTGCACCGCCGCGACACACTCAAGGCCTCCAAGATCATGGCCGACCGCGCCCAGGCACACGAAAAGATCAACTTTGTGTGGAACACTGCCGTTGACGATG
This genomic interval from Micrococcaceae bacterium Sec5.7 contains the following:
- the trxB gene encoding thioredoxin-disulfide reductase; this encodes MSNAENSASEVRDVIIVGSGPAGYTAAVYTARANLKPLLLAGSVTAGGELMNTTDVENYPGFPEGIMGPDLMENFEKQAARFGTEIQFEDVTALDLDGGIKTVTIATGETFQARAIILSTGSAYRELGLPNEKRLSGHGVSWCATCDGFFFKDQDIAVIGGGDSAMEEALFLTKFAKSVTVVHRRDTLKASKIMADRAQAHEKINFVWNTAVDDVMGADKVTGLKIKNLVNGTESELAVTGVFVAIGNDPRTELIKDTLELTAAGTIAVEGRSSKTSVPGVFAAGDVVDPTYRQAITASGSGCVAAIDVEHYLADHHA